The sequence below is a genomic window from Lentimicrobium saccharophilum.
TTGGTAAAACCGATATCACTTCCCCGTCAAGTTTGTTCAGAAATTACTTCAGACGTTCCTGTAAGTTGTCCCTGCTTACTTCCAGGCGATGAACCCTGTATTTCATGGTTGCTCCTTTCTTTTTGCCAGTGTTTAGAAACGTATTCGAACTATAGTTTTATTGAACGATCAGCTTTTTTCTCAAATTTCCATGATTGGTCACCATTTCAACAATGTACATCCCCGGCCTGAGTATTGAAATATCCAGGGTATAGTTTACCGGTTTGCTTTGCAGGACTTTTTGGCCGGTTTGGTTGTAAATAACGATTTCCCGGATAGCTGTAGCGTTATTGCCGGAAATCGTTACGGTTTTACCGGCTGGGTTGGGGAAGAGCAGAAAGTCATTTTCAAAACATTTGCTTTTGATTGAGACTTCGTCGCAGGCGGCTTCCACCTCTTCCGGACTGTTGCAGCCGGGGGCGTTGTTATGAATTTCGATGGTTCCGTTTGGACTGGCCAGGTATTCGCACATGCTTTGCACAGCGCAGTTTGATAAAGAAATATTATAAATAATAATTAAATCAGATATTGATCCGGCATCTATATTATCCAAACCGGTTAAACTGGTCAAAGCGGTATAGCTGATACCTAGACCATCACCTATGGAATTCAGATTATTCAATCCCATCAAACTGACAAGAGGACTACTGCTAATGCTAAGATAACCCCCTATTGAAATCAAACCTTCCAATCCCGTAAGACTGGTGAGTGCCAAGTTACCGCCCTCATAACCGCCAATCATTAACGACCCACCAATGGAAGAAAGATTGTCCAGCCCAATCATATTGATCAGGTTGGTGCCATAAATGGAAACATCATTTTTGATTGAGGACACATTATCCAGCCCTGTCAGGCTGGTCAGGGATGAATTCCATTGAAGCCATAACCCACCCGTAATGGAAGATAAGTTCTCCAAGCCTGTCAGGTTTGCCAGTGAATCATTCATTCTAATGTCGAGAGTACCTCCAATGGAGGTCACATAATCCAATCCTGTTAAATTTACAAGGGAATTATTCACATTAATTACAAGATTACCCCCTATTGAAGTCAAACTTTCCAGCCCCGATAGTGTGCTTAGCCCAGTCCATTCAATTTTCAAATATTCTCCTATTGATGTTAAATTATCAAGCCCTGATAAACTGGTCAGATTTTGAAGTCCTTCAATATAAAGTGCTCCACCAATGGAAGTCAGCGCATTTAATCCATTAAGATTTGTAATGTTGCCGCTCCAATTATTTGAAATTGTTACATCCCCTTCAATTTCAGTGCAGCCTGGATAATTGGCCTGGAAATTATCAATCTGTGCCTGAGTGGTAAATGTGATGCCTTCGGGCAGGCAGGACTGGGCAAATCCTGAAGTGTGGCCGATGGCCACAAAGGCCAAAAGGAGTAGTAACTTTTTCATGATAGCTGAACATTAAAAGCTTTTTAAATCACTGTTTTATAAGCTTCGCCGTTTCAACAGTTTTGTCATTTGCCACTTTCAACACATACACTCCCTGTAGTAGTTTTCTGACGTCTAATTGGATTTCAGGTTCCAAAACTTGCCTTTCCAATATTTTCACCCCGCCAATGCTAAACACTGACAAGTGTGCGTTTCCAGAAAAAGCCGGAGCAGCGATCGTAATCTTGTCATCCGAAGGATTGGGATACAATGTCAAAGATTTGACAGGATGCCCAAATTCATTTAGATTGGTTAATCCTCCATTGGTTGTTTTTAAGATTGTACCATTTTGACCAACAGCATAACCTGTTACGGAATCAGTAAAATAAACCCAATTTAATCCATAGGATGTAAGTACGGTAGGTTCTGACCATGTGAATCCTGCATCGTTGGTTTGCAGGAAGATACCTTGACCCCACTCCATCTCCAAACCCACGATATATCCGGTATCAGGAGTTGGAAAACAAACAGAAGCAGGACTTAACATTCCAAAATCATTTATTTTTCCCCAAGATAATCCGCCATCTGTGGTTTTAAAAATGTGCCCCATTCCACCTTCACTTCCTCCTAAGATAAATCCTGTTTCATTATCTCTAAAATATAGATACCCCAAACCTGAGCACTCTCCCTGCCCAAAGGAGAAGCAAGTCGTCCAGTCGTTGCCCCCATTCGTTGTTTTGAATATTATTCCCGAGCATGATCCGGTCCAGCCAAATTGAGTTGCAGATACAAAACCAGTATCAGCACTAGTGAAATAAACCGAATTTAAAACCAAAGGTGAATTATTAGAAAATTCATGTCGTTCCCAGCTTAATCCCCCATCAGAGGTTTTTAACACCAAACCGATTTCCCAGTATGATGTATCGGAAGTGTACCCAACGGCATAACCAATATTTTCTGAAGGGAAATGAACAGAACTTAAAAATGATAAACTATCTGTTGAGTTAAGAAACCATTCTGTTCCCCCGTTAATTGTTTTAAGGATATTGCCAGAGTAGCCAACCACATAACCTGTATTTGCATCAGTAAAATAAACAGATAAAAGGCTGGTCAAAGTACCCGAATACTGTGCTTCCCAGTTAGTTCCACCATCAGTTGTTTTAAGGATAGTTCCACTATTACCGACAACATATCCTGTGTTCGCATCTGTAAAATAACCGGAATAAAGGCTACTCGTGGTTCCCGAATTCTGCGGGAACCATTGTGCCATTGCGCAGTTGGCTGTAACCAGAGTAAACATCAATATGTATAGCTTTTTCATAGCAATTGATTTTTAAGTTTATTGCTTTACAAATTTTCCCACATGCACTGTTGTATCATTTTGCAAGTGCACAAAATACACTCCCCGCGGCAGGACGGAGATGTCGAGTTGGGCTTCAGGGCCGCATATCTGCATTTCCATCACCACCTGACCGGTGAGGGTGTAAAGGGTATTAATGAAGCAATCTGCAGACCCGGGTCCTGAGATGGTGATCTGGCCAGTGGCCGGGTTTGGATAAATATTTAAACAGCCATCCCGGAGTTTATTTACCGGAGGAGCACCGGTATAGATATCAAAAAAGTTCAGTATCCTTTGCAGCAACTCCTCACGGGTATCCGGGTTTTCTCCGTCCTCAAGTTCAGCCAGTGCATAGGAAAAACAAAAAGTACGATGAGCGCCGGGAAGACTATGTTGTACGGCCACAATTCCGTAGTCCTTTTCCACAAAGGCAGCGCCGGCATCGTCAATGGGCACATAGCGGTCGATGTAGGCGACAGAGGACTGCTGACTGCCGGTGAACAACAAGTCTTCAGCCAATGTTCCTGCTTGTCCCTTCAGGCTGTCGATCGGATTGTTCGTCCCATCGGTTGCAGAGGCTATACCAAACATTTCAAGCAAATGGTCATTTTCTGCCTGATCATAACCCAGGGCATCGCCACCTTCCAGGTAAATGTATCCGCCACTCTCAAGATAATCGCCAATGGTTTTAGCCATTACTGCATCCATGACAGTATATCCGGATTCATAATTGCCAAATGAAAGAAATGCTGCCGAAAATCCTTCCAGACTTTCCGGCAGGTTGTTCCGATAGGTGACCGTGTAAACATGCTCCAGAAGATAGTCCCTGATAAACGAACCACTGTATGCGTCACCACCGGCAACACCTTCGTATACAAGGTACCCGGTATTAATTCCGATAAAACCTTCCTTCACCAGGGTATCTGATTCCAATTCATTAGAAACAATCAGCCTGACATCATAAGTGCCCGGATCATAGTAAGTCCATGCCGGATGCTGATCCTGGGAGTCTATGGTTCCGTCGTTGTTAAAATCCCATTGCCATGACAAGGCCGGATGTGCAGGATCGGTGAGCGAGAGATCAGAGAAGTTTACATCCAGGGGAATTCCACCCACTTTTTTATCCGCAATGAAATTAGCCAGGACATAATTCTCTGGCAGTATCTCAAAAAAGTCGAGCACCTTTAGCAGGACATTGTTTTTTGAATTTACAGGATCGGTGTCAACAAGTTCTGCCAGTGAATAGCCGAAATAAAAAGCTTTATGGCCATAGGTTGCAGCACCGTCGAACATAATGGAAACATTGCCGTAATTGTATTCATAAAACGGGACGATGGCATCTTCTACCGGAGTAAGTTTATCAATATACCAATTGTATAACTGGGTTGAGTTATTGAATTCAATCCCTTCGAAAGCACTGCTTTCCGACCCTATCAGCGAATCGAGCGAATGTTCAATCATCACGATCTGATTGCTGCTAACTCCAAAAAGCTGTTTCATGGCAGCATAATTCGGGTAACCAAGGTATTGCATCCCCGTGAACATCCCTCCGGCTTCAATATACAAATTGCCTCCGTTCTCCAGAAATTCCTGGCAGATCATAGTATGTTCCTCCGTTGGAATAGTACCTTCGGAAAGCGTTTCGCCGAAATTTGCATGGGAGAGGAATACGTTGTCAAATCCCTGCAACGTTGCAGGATAAGTGTTGGAATAGGTATAAGGAATACCCAATTGATCGAACACACCTTTGATATAGGTTCCGCTGTAATCCCGTTCGTTGGGTTCCCCTTCAAAAACAAAGATGCCTGAGGGCGCCACCAGGACTTCAACAAACTGCTCGCCGCCGGTAACAATCTCTGCATCACCATCGAATGTAATGGTGAAACCTGCAAAATGAGAGGTGGCATCTTCACTGACCAAGAAGCGAAACTGATTTTCAATGGTGAAGAATCCATCCGGTGGAATATCTACTATTGCAGTATCATTCAAAATAGTAATATACTCATCTTCAGTACTTAGTGTAACTATGACCTGGTCATCGCCTGCATATTGAACAAAATTTCTGAATGTAGGATTCAGGATTACTTCTTCACCGGGCTCATTAATCTGATTCCCATTGGCATCATCAACATTCATACTGAACAGCTCCAGTTTAAGGATTTGCGGCAGGATTACATTTTCTTCCGACAGAAGACGAAAAGCATTTACCCGGCCGGTTCCAAGCTGATATGCATAGCCGGGGTTGAGGGTATCGATGTCATCGGCGGTTCCCAAAAGCTGGTTTATAAGTTGTTCGTTCGACCACGCGGGGTGGTATGATTTTAAAAGACCGAAACAACCGGCAACCAGAGGAGTTGCCATGGAAGTACCCGAAGACAGTCCATAATTGTTTCCGGGCAGAGTACTTAAAATTCCTCCTTCAAGCCCACCCCCGGGTGCAGAGATATCCACACCCGGACCAAAAGAAGAATAAGCCGCTTTGGTGTCGTCCACGCTGACAGAGGCGACCGATATTACGCCAAGGTAGGAGGAGGGATAATGTACGTCATCGTTATTGTTGTTACCGGCAGCGGCCACCACAATACTGCCAAGCCCTGTTGCATAATCAATAACTTCCTGGCTGGCGATGGAATACAGAAATCCTCCCCAACTGTTCGATATGATATCAGCGCCGTTTTCAGCAGCATAAATAATTCCGTCCCATCCATATTCAAGGGTATTATTCTGATCGGCACAAACCGGCATCAGGGTCAGGTTCCAGCTGATACTGGCAATTCCGGTTCCATTGTTGGTAGCTCCGTTCGAAATACCGGCACAATGGGTTCCATGATTCCCGACCGGATTGCCCGGGATTGGATTGGGATTCCCATTGTTTGTGATGAAATTCCAGCCGATCAGGTCATCCGGAAAACCATTGAAATCGTTGTCAATTCCATTTAAATCTCCTGGATCAAGTATCCATTGAATTCCGTTAAACTCCAAAGTGTGGCCGTCACCATCGGCATCTTCGGCCAGGTTTTGCCACACATTGCTTTGCAGGTCAATATGATCCCAGTCAACTCCGGTATCGATGATGGCTATGATGATTTCTTCGGCACCGTTTTCACCTTTGTGGATATCCCACGCCTGCAGCGCAAAAATCTGAGGAAGGTGCTGCAACTGCTCATACAGTACATCATCGGGAACTTCCAGCACGTGCCCGGTTGGAACCGGCTCCGCGTATTCCACATTCGGGTCGGATGAAAAGGCTTCTGCCACCTCCCGTACAGGAAATCCGGCCGGAAAAGAAAGCTTATAAATTCTTGAAAGGTCGGGCACATCTGATCGCAGTTTTGAGGGGTTATACCTGAATCGCTTATCCAGTTCAAAAACCTCAAAATCAACAACCTTTTCGTCCAGCGATTTAATCCCGAAATGCACATCCCCGGTTTGTCTCTGGAATTCACCGGTACCTGGTTTCAGTTTAACGGTAATTTGCCCCTCAACAAAACGCGGACCTGTTTCTTTTGCCGGTATAAATTTTCCTGTCTGACCAAATGAAAGACATACAGTACAGAGAATGGCTGCAGAAAGAAAAGTGAATGTTTTCATAATGAATGAATTTAATGGTTATACACTGTTTTTCGTTATTTCCTTATCAGCTTCGTTACCGCCACTGATTCATTATTTTGCAGACGCACAATAAATACTCCCGGAGGCAGACCGCCAATGTCAATCCGGATTTGTGAACCGGTAAACTTCAGTTCCATAACCAGTTGTCCGGTGAGGGTAAGGATCAAAAGTCTGGCAATGTCTGTTGAGACAGCAGTTGAAATGGTAACCATGTCATTTGCCGGATTGGGATTCAGGGAAAGGGAATTCACCCGCGACACTCCGGAAACAGAAAGAGCATCGCAGGCAGCTTCCACCTCTCCGGGGCTGTTGCAACCGGGAGCGTTATCATATATTTCAACAGTACCATTGGGGTCCGCCAGATAATCGCAGATGCTTTGCACATTGCATTCGGCCAGGGTATGATTGTAAATGATTTCGAGATCCTGAATGGATTGGGAAGTGATATGCTCCAGACCGCCGATGTCTGAGAGGGCATTATTCCAGCGGATTTTCAGACTTCCGCCAATGGAGGTAAGCTGATCCAACCCCTGCAGGGACGATAGTGACTCATTCAGATCGAACCAGCAATGTTGACCTGCGGTAACCAGTGAATCCAGGCCGGTAAGATCAGCCAGGTTATTATTCCCGGCTACAAACAGGCCTCCCCCAATGACAGATAACCGGGTAAGGCCGTTTAAATTTACGAGCAAAGGATTTCCGAAGGTGAATCCATAAATAAACTCTATACCTCCCACCTGCAGGTTTCCCCCGACAGAGGCCAGATTTTCAAGGCCTGAAAGCGTAACCAGTGAATAATTGCCACACAGTTTCAGGTTCCCCTGTACGGAAACCAGGCTGCTGAGCCCGGCCAGGCTGGTAAGCAAGGGATTCCCCGTGCTGTATGGGTATTGTCCCCAGACAATATCTCCGATGATCAGGTCACCGTTGATTTCTGACAGGTTTTCAAGACCCAGAAGATCTTCAAGAACATCATTCTGCTCAATACGTAAATCACCTCCCAGGGTTTCCAGGTTCTGAAGTCCCGACAGGTCACCAAGCAATTCATTGAGTCTGATTTCCAGATTGCCTCCGATGGATAGCAGCACACCCAGGCCATCGAGTCTGGTGATATCAGCACCTGAAATAATTACATTCCCTTCAATCTCCGAGCATCCCGGGTAATTTACCTGGAAATTATCAATCTGTTCCTGGGTAGTAAAGGTGATGCCCTCCGGCAGGCAACCCTGAGGAAAAACTACCTGTTGGCTGATGACAAAACCAATGATAAAGAGCAATAATTTCTTCATTATCCGGTTTCCTGATAACTGATTTGTAAATAGTTGCAGCAGTATTGAATTCAGGATATAATGATCCGGAAGTCATAATAAATTTACCCTCCAGGATTGGAAGCGCTGCCGGAAAGATTGAATAGATGCCAGCAAAGTATGAATAAGGGCAGGAAAAAGCAGGAAGAAAGCCAACAGGCTTCTAAAGGCGTCAAGATACAAATTATTACTCAGAATTCCAAGTAATTGAACCGGTTTTGCATCAGAAGTATAATCCTTAAGCATTTAATTGCCTCAGATCCCGGAAACGGTATTTCCCGCATCAGGGATACTGCAGAAAGAATTATCAGCGGAATTTTGTCCGGTTCAAAATAACCTATAGCAAGGCTTTGATTATGATTTGGATAAATTTACCGGATCAAATATTTTGAAACAAATCCCGGAGGTATCCGTTATTGAGAATAACGCTTCTGATGCAGCGGTTCAAAACCAGCATTTACAACCAATGACCAGTCCGATTTCCATTACCGCTCTTACCTGCGAGTATCTTGCACCGCAAGCGTTGAATCCTGCTTCAACCCACCGCCACGACCATGAAGAGTTGTGGATCATCACCCATGGAAACCCTGAGTACACGGTTGATTTCGTTTCTGAAACCCTGGAAGCCCCGGTAATTGTATATGTTGCCCAGGGGAAGGTCCACTCATTCGTGCCCGACCACCAAACGCGCGGCTGGCTGATCCGATACCGGAATGATTTTATCCCGCAAAGCCGCTTTAATTTTTATTCCGGATTTATTGAGAAGGTTCAATACCCGCTGAGCCACGATTACTGCAGCACCACCCTGCATGCCCTGTGCGAGATTATGCTGAGGGAAAGCACGGAGCACAATCCGGACTATCAGGTACTGCGCCACCTGCTCAGCGCAATACTGGCCAAACTTGAGAAAGATGCACACACTGAATACCTGGGGGAATCCGGCACGGCCAACACCCGCCTGATCACCTTCAACAACTTCCTGAAAATCCTGGAGAATAACTTTCACCGGCCTGAAGGCGCAGATTTTTATGCCGAAAAACTGAACATGACTGCCCGTAATCTTAATCTGATCACCCAGGCTTCGTTCGGAAAAACCGCCACTGATATCATAGAAACCCGGAAACTGATAGAGGCCAGAAGGCTATTGTTGAACACCGAAAAATCCGTTTCGGAAATCGGTTTTGAGCTCGGATATAACGAAAAGTCTTATTTCACAAGGGTTTTCAAAAAGAAGACCGGGATAACCCCCACCGGTTTTCGCGAAAAATCATTTGCCCTGATTTCCTGATCCTGTATTAAAGATCTTTAAAACGGCCACACAACCACAAATTCACGAAGGTTAATCACAAAGGCGTCAAAACTTTGAATGAGCATCTTCCTACTGAAAACTTTGTGGGCCTTAGAGTCTTAGAGACTTAGTGGCTAAAAAAACATGTTAATAGCAGAAATTGACCCAGTCTTAAAAAAGAACAATAGTGAAGTTGCTTTTATTATTACTTAAATGTAAAAGAAAGCAGCCACAAAGGCTCGAAGGCACAAAGATTAATCACAAAGTGATTTGAACTTTAATTGCCAAAGCCAAATTCAATAACTAAGAGGATCACAGAGGCCTTTTGTCCAGACAAGTAAACTATTTAGATACTTCCCGATTTGTATTAAACGACAAATCTCCTTATACCCTGCTTTATTTTAATGACATTAAAATTGATTAGAAAGCCTAACTTTTTGTTTGTCAGCTTTAAATGACTTAGTATCTGTGCTTCCCACAAAGGATTAATTGTTTCAAGGGCTTTTAGTTCACAAATAATTCTATCTTCAACAAGAACATCTAACCTCAGACCTTCATTAAAAGTGATATTATCATAAACAATTGGAATATCAATCTGTCTTTTGAAGTTTAAACCTCGCTTTTTCAACTCATGACAAAAGCAAACTTCATAAACCTTTTCTAATAAACCAGGCCCTAGATTGATATGAACATAATAGGCTGCATCAACAATTAAACTGGCAATTCTTTCAGTATTCTCATCGGGCGGCTGGTAATTTGATCTTTTAATCTTCTCGTTTTCGGTATTAACTGACATAAGAATAAAGCTTTATATGTTTCTGGTAAGTGAAAATACAAAGAATCTGAAAACAATACCAATAAGCCCGAGGAATATTTAATTCAACTTTTAAAGTAATTAAGACTAGTGGCTAAAAAACATGTTAAATAGTATAAATTTCCCCAGTCTTAAAAAAGAACAATAGTGAAGTTGCTTTTATTATTACTTCAATGTAAAAGAAAACAGCCACAAAGGCTCAAAGGCACAAAGATTAATCACAAAGGAATCTGGACTCAGAATGAGCATCTTCCTACTGAAAACTTTGTGGGCCTTAGAGTCTTAGAGACTTAGTGGCTAAAAAAACATGTTAAATCTTATAAATTTACCCAGTCTTAAAAAAGAACAATAGTGAAGTTGCTTTTATTATTACTTCAATGTAAAAGAAAGCAGCCACAAAGGCTCGAAGGCACAAAGATTAATCACAAAGGAATCTGGACTCAGAATGAGCATCTTCTTGCTGAAAACTTTGTGGGCCCTAGAGTCTTAGAGACTTAGTGGCTAAAAACATGTTAAAAAGTATAAATTAACACAGTCTTAAAAGAGAAGAATGAAGAGGGTACTTCTAATTATTACTTCACTGTAAAAGAAAACAGCCACAAAGGCTCAAAGGCACAAAGATTAATCACAAAGGAATCTGGACTCAGAATGAGCATCTTCCTACTGAAAACTTTGTGGGCCTTAGAGTCTTAGAGACTTAGTGGCTAAAAAAACATGTTAAATCTTATAAAATTATCCTTTTCTTAAAAGAGAAAAAAGGAGATGCCCGTTTAAATTCCGCGAAAAATCATTTGCCCTGATTTCCTGATTGTACCACACATGTTCCTGAAAGTGTAACCCTCCGCCTTGCGGACCGGTGTAATTTTGCATCATCAGAAACAACGTAAAACTTTAAGAAAATGACGACAACAAAATGGGCTCTTGATCCCTCACACTCGGAAATAAGTTTCAAAGTAAAGCACCTCATGATTTCAAATGTAAAGGGTGTATTTGCAGGATTTACAATTGATGTTACAACAACAGGAGACGATTTCAGCACTTCTGATATTTCATTGAGCATTGATCCCGCAACCATCAGCACCGGCAATGCCGACCGCGATGCCCACCTGAAAAGTGCTGATTTTTTCGATGTAGACAATTTTAAAGCCATCGCTTTTAAATCAGAAAAGATGGAAAAAGCCGGTGATGATGCATTTAAGCTCACCGGTGACCTGACCATTAAAGGTATTAGCCGGAAAGTAATCCTCGATGTGGAATTTGGCGGCCTGATGAAAGATCCCTGGGGCAACCAGAAAGTCGGTTTCAGCCTTAACGGAAAAATCAATCGCAAAGACTGGGGGCTTAACTGGAATGCAGCCCTTGAGGCCGGTGGCGTATTGGTAGGCGAAGAGGTAAAGATCAGTGCTGAAGTGCAGTTCGTAAAACAGGCCTGATAAATCTGATAGTTTAGGATAAAACAGGTTGGATGGTTGAAGCCTGTTTCACCTCTTTAGAATAATGAGCAGGCAGACGTTAAGTCTGCCTGTAAAATATAACGAATTCACCATCAGAAAATTCTAAAATAAAAAGATTAAACCCTGCGCTATGAACCGAAAGGATTTTTTAAGAAAAGCGCTCATGGGTAAAGGATTACTGCTTACATCAAAACCTGCCGGAGAAATTTTCCGTTACGCAGGGCAGAAATGCCGAATGTGCCGGAGCCATTGGGGTTTAATCATTTACCGGATACAAAAGAAAAATTATGAAAAACAAAGTGCTTCACAAAGCGGGCAGCCGCGGCCTTGCCAATCATGGTTGGCTGGTAAGCAGGCATACATTCAGTTTTGCAAATTACTACAATCCTGAACGGATGAATTTTGGCGTACTCAGGGTGCTGAACGATGATTTTGTGGCAGCGGGGAAAGGTTTTGGCACCCATCCGCACGACAATATGGAAATTATCTCCATCCCGCTCGAAGGCGACCTGGAACACAAAGACAGCATGGGAAATGTAGCCGTAATCAGAAAAGGCGACATTCAGGTTATGAGCGCCGGAACCGGTATCACACATAGCGAGTACAACAAAAACAGCGACAGGCCGGTGAAATTTCTTCAGATCTGGCTGTTTCCCAAATCTCAGAATGTGAAACCACGTTACGACCAGATAACGCTGAAAACAGAAGATCGCCTGAACAAACTACAGCAGATTCTATCGCCCGATCCGCAGGATGCGGGAGTGTGGATACATCAGGATGCATGGT
It includes:
- a CDS encoding T9SS type A sorting domain-containing protein; the encoded protein is MKKLLLLLAFVAIGHTSGFAQSCLPEGITFTTQAQIDNFQANYPGCTEIEGDVTISNNWSGNITNLNGLNALTSIGGALYIEGLQNLTSLSGLDNLTSIGEYLKIEWTGLSTLSGLESLTSIGGNLVINVNNSLVNLTGLDYVTSIGGTLDIRMNDSLANLTGLENLSSITGGLWLQWNSSLTSLTGLDNVSSIKNDVSIYGTNLINMIGLDNLSSIGGSLMIGGYEGGNLALTSLTGLEGLISIGGYLSISSSPLVSLMGLNNLNSIGDGLGISYTALTSLTGLDNIDAGSISDLIIIYNISLSNCAVQSMCEYLASPNGTIEIHNNAPGCNSPEEVEAACDEVSIKSKCFENDFLLFPNPAGKTVTISGNNATAIREIVIYNQTGQKVLQSKPVNYTLDISILRPGMYIVEMVTNHGNLRKKLIVQ
- a CDS encoding YCF48-related protein produces the protein MKKLYILMFTLVTANCAMAQWFPQNSGTTSSLYSGYFTDANTGYVVGNSGTILKTTDGGTNWEAQYSGTLTSLLSVYFTDANTGYVVGYSGNILKTINGGTEWFLNSTDSLSFLSSVHFPSENIGYAVGYTSDTSYWEIGLVLKTSDGGLSWERHEFSNNSPLVLNSVYFTSADTGFVSATQFGWTGSCSGIIFKTTNGGNDWTTCFSFGQGECSGLGYLYFRDNETGFILGGSEGGMGHIFKTTDGGLSWGKINDFGMLSPASVCFPTPDTGYIVGLEMEWGQGIFLQTNDAGFTWSEPTVLTSYGLNWVYFTDSVTGYAVGQNGTILKTTNGGLTNLNEFGHPVKSLTLYPNPSDDKITIAAPAFSGNAHLSVFSIGGVKILERQVLEPEIQLDVRKLLQGVYVLKVANDKTVETAKLIKQ
- a CDS encoding S8 family serine peptidase, with the translated sequence MKTFTFLSAAILCTVCLSFGQTGKFIPAKETGPRFVEGQITVKLKPGTGEFQRQTGDVHFGIKSLDEKVVDFEVFELDKRFRYNPSKLRSDVPDLSRIYKLSFPAGFPVREVAEAFSSDPNVEYAEPVPTGHVLEVPDDVLYEQLQHLPQIFALQAWDIHKGENGAEEIIIAIIDTGVDWDHIDLQSNVWQNLAEDADGDGHTLEFNGIQWILDPGDLNGIDNDFNGFPDDLIGWNFITNNGNPNPIPGNPVGNHGTHCAGISNGATNNGTGIASISWNLTLMPVCADQNNTLEYGWDGIIYAAENGADIISNSWGGFLYSIASQEVIDYATGLGSIVVAAAGNNNNDDVHYPSSYLGVISVASVSVDDTKAAYSSFGPGVDISAPGGGLEGGILSTLPGNNYGLSSGTSMATPLVAGCFGLLKSYHPAWSNEQLINQLLGTADDIDTLNPGYAYQLGTGRVNAFRLLSEENVILPQILKLELFSMNVDDANGNQINEPGEEVILNPTFRNFVQYAGDDQVIVTLSTEDEYITILNDTAIVDIPPDGFFTIENQFRFLVSEDATSHFAGFTITFDGDAEIVTGGEQFVEVLVAPSGIFVFEGEPNERDYSGTYIKGVFDQLGIPYTYSNTYPATLQGFDNVFLSHANFGETLSEGTIPTEEHTMICQEFLENGGNLYIEAGGMFTGMQYLGYPNYAAMKQLFGVSSNQIVMIEHSLDSLIGSESSAFEGIEFNNSTQLYNWYIDKLTPVEDAIVPFYEYNYGNVSIMFDGAATYGHKAFYFGYSLAELVDTDPVNSKNNVLLKVLDFFEILPENYVLANFIADKKVGGIPLDVNFSDLSLTDPAHPALSWQWDFNNDGTIDSQDQHPAWTYYDPGTYDVRLIVSNELESDTLVKEGFIGINTGYLVYEGVAGGDAYSGSFIRDYLLEHVYTVTYRNNLPESLEGFSAAFLSFGNYESGYTVMDAVMAKTIGDYLESGGYIYLEGGDALGYDQAENDHLLEMFGIASATDGTNNPIDSLKGQAGTLAEDLLFTGSQQSSVAYIDRYVPIDDAGAAFVEKDYGIVAVQHSLPGAHRTFCFSYALAELEDGENPDTREELLQRILNFFDIYTGAPPVNKLRDGCLNIYPNPATGQITISGPGSADCFINTLYTLTGQVVMEMQICGPEAQLDISVLPRGVYFVHLQNDTTVHVGKFVKQ
- a CDS encoding T9SS type A sorting domain-containing protein translates to MKKLLLFIIGFVISQQVVFPQGCLPEGITFTTQEQIDNFQVNYPGCSEIEGNVIISGADITRLDGLGVLLSIGGNLEIRLNELLGDLSGLQNLETLGGDLRIEQNDVLEDLLGLENLSEINGDLIIGDIVWGQYPYSTGNPLLTSLAGLSSLVSVQGNLKLCGNYSLVTLSGLENLASVGGNLQVGGIEFIYGFTFGNPLLVNLNGLTRLSVIGGGLFVAGNNNLADLTGLDSLVTAGQHCWFDLNESLSSLQGLDQLTSIGGSLKIRWNNALSDIGGLEHITSQSIQDLEIIYNHTLAECNVQSICDYLADPNGTVEIYDNAPGCNSPGEVEAACDALSVSGVSRVNSLSLNPNPANDMVTISTAVSTDIARLLILTLTGQLVMELKFTGSQIRIDIGGLPPGVFIVRLQNNESVAVTKLIRK
- a CDS encoding helix-turn-helix domain-containing protein; the encoded protein is MTSPISITALTCEYLAPQALNPASTHRHDHEELWIITHGNPEYTVDFVSETLEAPVIVYVAQGKVHSFVPDHQTRGWLIRYRNDFIPQSRFNFYSGFIEKVQYPLSHDYCSTTLHALCEIMLRESTEHNPDYQVLRHLLSAILAKLEKDAHTEYLGESGTANTRLITFNNFLKILENNFHRPEGADFYAEKLNMTARNLNLITQASFGKTATDIIETRKLIEARRLLLNTEKSVSEIGFELGYNEKSYFTRVFKKKTGITPTGFREKSFALIS
- a CDS encoding GxxExxY protein; this encodes MSVNTENEKIKRSNYQPPDENTERIASLIVDAAYYVHINLGPGLLEKVYEVCFCHELKKRGLNFKRQIDIPIVYDNITFNEGLRLDVLVEDRIICELKALETINPLWEAQILSHLKLTNKKLGFLINFNVIKIKQGIRRFVV
- a CDS encoding YceI family protein, whose amino-acid sequence is MTTTKWALDPSHSEISFKVKHLMISNVKGVFAGFTIDVTTTGDDFSTSDISLSIDPATISTGNADRDAHLKSADFFDVDNFKAIAFKSEKMEKAGDDAFKLTGDLTIKGISRKVILDVEFGGLMKDPWGNQKVGFSLNGKINRKDWGLNWNAALEAGGVLVGEEVKISAEVQFVKQA
- a CDS encoding pirin family protein — translated: MKNKVLHKAGSRGLANHGWLVSRHTFSFANYYNPERMNFGVLRVLNDDFVAAGKGFGTHPHDNMEIISIPLEGDLEHKDSMGNVAVIRKGDIQVMSAGTGITHSEYNKNSDRPVKFLQIWLFPKSQNVKPRYDQITLKTEDRLNKLQQILSPDPQDAGVWIHQDAWFHMGIFDEGFETKYQIRKSGNGVYAFVLKGSFTIDGTELSERDGLGISDEDGVDIKSGQAGSEILLMDIPMSI